A genome region from Pseudomonas sp. N3-W includes the following:
- a CDS encoding DUF4124 domain-containing protein, protein MGRGFLLILLLIALPAAAQIYKYTDAAGNTAYSNQPPDGVKAQAVELPPLNSVERQAPVDPPSPPAPQAQPGTLYEALELTGLPTEEALRANNGTFTVSVLIKPRLQAPHQLRLLLDDQPYGQPSNVPILQLVNIDRGEHRLAVQVINGENVIRQSPTVTFTVQRVHKP, encoded by the coding sequence ATGGGTCGTGGTTTTCTCCTTATCCTGCTGCTGATCGCCCTGCCCGCCGCCGCGCAGATCTACAAATACACGGACGCCGCCGGCAACACCGCCTACAGCAATCAACCTCCCGACGGGGTCAAGGCTCAAGCCGTGGAGCTGCCACCACTCAACAGCGTCGAGCGCCAGGCGCCAGTCGACCCGCCATCGCCCCCGGCGCCCCAGGCACAACCCGGCACCCTGTATGAAGCGCTGGAACTGACTGGCCTGCCCACCGAAGAAGCGCTGCGCGCCAACAACGGCACCTTCACCGTGAGCGTGCTGATCAAGCCGCGCCTGCAAGCGCCTCATCAATTGAGGTTGCTGCTGGACGACCAGCCCTACGGCCAGCCGAGCAACGTGCCGATCCTGCAATTGGTCAACATCGATCGCGGCGAACATCGTCTGGCGGTGCAGGTGATCAATGGCGAGAACGTGATCCGCCAGAGCCCGACCGTGACGTTCACCGTGCAACGGGTGCACAAGCCTTGA
- the typA gene encoding translational GTPase TypA → MIENLRNIAIIAHVDHGKTTLVDKLLRQSGTLERNELNDERVMDSNDQEKERGITILAKNTAINWNGYHINIVDTPGHADFGGEVERVMSMVDSVLLLVDAQDGPMPQTRFVTKKAFEAGLRPIVVINKVDRPGARPDWVLDQIFDLFDNLGATEEQLDFKVVYASALNGIAGLEHTDMAEDMTPLYQSIVDNVPAPKVDRDGPFQMQISALDYNSFLGVIGVGRIARGRIKPNTPVVAIDADGKKRTGRILKLMGHHGLHRIDVEEAAAGDIVCISGFDQLFISDTLCDPLNVEAMKPLTVDEPTVSMTFQVNDSPFCGKEGKFVTSRNIKERLDKELLYNVALRVEEGDTADKFKVSGRGELHLSVLIETMRREGFEMGVGRPEVIIRMVDGVKHEPYENVTIDLPEESQGSIMEQIGIRKGDLTNMVPDGKGRVRLEYNIPARGLIGFRNEFLTLTSGAGILTSIFDRYDVMKSGDMSGRQNGVLVSVATGKALTYSLETLQARGKLFLGHGEDVYEGQIVGINSRDNDLGVNPTKGKKLDNMRASGKDETIALVPPIRFTLEQALEFVQEDELCEVTPKSIRLRKKILGESERTRAAKKSGN, encoded by the coding sequence GTGATCGAAAATCTACGCAACATCGCCATCATTGCTCACGTTGACCATGGTAAAACCACCCTGGTAGACAAACTCTTGCGTCAATCCGGCACCCTGGAGCGCAACGAGCTCAACGACGAGCGCGTGATGGACTCCAACGACCAGGAGAAAGAGCGCGGTATTACCATTCTGGCGAAAAACACCGCCATCAACTGGAACGGCTACCACATCAACATCGTGGACACCCCGGGCCACGCCGACTTCGGCGGCGAAGTTGAACGTGTAATGTCGATGGTTGACTCCGTTCTGCTGCTGGTTGACGCTCAAGACGGCCCTATGCCGCAAACCCGTTTCGTGACCAAGAAGGCTTTCGAAGCCGGCCTGCGTCCGATCGTGGTGATCAACAAGGTTGACCGTCCAGGCGCGCGTCCGGACTGGGTTCTGGACCAGATCTTCGACCTGTTCGACAACCTGGGTGCTACCGAAGAACAGCTGGACTTCAAAGTCGTCTACGCCTCGGCCCTGAACGGCATTGCCGGTCTGGAACACACCGACATGGCTGAAGACATGACCCCGCTGTACCAGTCGATCGTCGACAACGTACCTGCGCCGAAAGTTGACCGTGACGGTCCGTTCCAGATGCAGATCTCCGCTCTGGACTACAACAGCTTCCTGGGTGTTATCGGCGTTGGCCGTATCGCTCGTGGTCGCATCAAGCCGAACACTCCGGTTGTCGCTATCGACGCCGACGGCAAGAAGCGTACCGGTCGTATCCTGAAGCTGATGGGTCACCACGGCCTGCACCGTATCGACGTTGAAGAAGCAGCTGCCGGCGACATCGTCTGCATCAGCGGCTTCGACCAGCTGTTCATCTCCGACACTCTGTGCGACCCACTGAACGTCGAAGCGATGAAGCCGCTGACCGTTGACGAACCGACCGTTTCCATGACCTTCCAGGTAAACGACTCGCCTTTCTGCGGTAAAGAAGGCAAGTTCGTGACTTCCCGGAACATCAAGGAACGTCTGGACAAAGAGCTGCTCTACAACGTTGCCCTGCGCGTTGAAGAAGGCGACACCGCCGACAAGTTCAAAGTCTCCGGCCGTGGTGAGCTGCACCTCTCGGTACTGATCGAAACCATGCGTCGCGAAGGCTTCGAAATGGGTGTTGGTCGTCCTGAAGTGATCATCCGCATGGTTGACGGCGTCAAGCACGAACCGTACGAAAACGTGACCATCGACCTGCCGGAAGAATCGCAAGGTTCGATCATGGAACAGATCGGTATCCGTAAAGGCGACCTGACCAACATGGTTCCGGATGGCAAGGGCCGTGTGCGCCTTGAGTACAACATCCCGGCACGTGGCCTGATCGGTTTCCGTAACGAGTTCCTGACCCTGACCTCCGGTGCAGGCATCCTGACCTCGATCTTCGACCGTTACGACGTGATGAAGTCCGGCGACATGTCCGGCCGTCAGAACGGCGTGCTGGTGTCGGTGGCTACCGGTAAGGCTCTGACTTACTCGCTGGAAACCCTGCAAGCTCGCGGCAAACTGTTCCTGGGTCACGGTGAAGACGTGTACGAAGGTCAAATCGTCGGCATCAACAGCCGCGACAACGACCTGGGCGTCAACCCAACCAAAGGCAAGAAGCTCGACAACATGCGTGCTTCGGGTAAAGACGAAACCATCGCTCTGGTTCCGCCTATCCGTTTCACCCTGGAACAAGCTCTGGAATTCGTTCAAGAAGACGAATTGTGCGAAGTCACTCCTAAGTCCATCCGTCTTCGCAAGAAGATCCTGGGCGAAAGCGAGCGTACCCGCGCTGCCAAGAAGTCCGGTAACTGA
- the thiI gene encoding tRNA uracil 4-sulfurtransferase ThiI: MKLIVKVFPEITIKSRPVRMRFIRQLAKNIRAVLRDLDPAVVVNGVWDNLELETRVTEPKALKEMTERLSCMPGIAHFLQVDEYPYVDFDDVVAKCRQHYGDALAGKIFSVRCKRAGKHEFSSMDVEKYVGSQLRRQCGAAGISLKEPEIEVRIEIRDKRLFVIHNQHNSIGGYPLGALEQTLVLMSGGFDSTVAAYQIMRRGLMAHFCFFNLGGRAHELGVMEVAHFIWKKYGSSQRVLFVSVPFEEVLGEILGKVDNSHMGVVLKRMMLRAASRIADRLEIEALVTGEAISQVSSQTLPNLNVIDCVTEKLVLRPLIASHKQDIIDLANEIGTADFAKHMPEYCGVISVNPKTHAKRPRVEHEEKEFDMAVLERALENAKLVPIDRVIDELGQDLQIEEVSEALAGQIVIDIRHPDAAEDEPLGLAGIEVQTMPFYALNARFKELDPTRQYLLYCDKGVMSRLHAHHLLSEGHANVRVYRPS, encoded by the coding sequence ATGAAATTAATCGTAAAAGTCTTCCCCGAGATCACCATCAAGAGCCGCCCGGTACGGATGCGTTTCATCCGCCAGTTGGCCAAAAACATCCGTGCCGTGCTCCGCGATCTGGACCCGGCTGTGGTGGTGAACGGTGTGTGGGACAACCTCGAGCTGGAAACCCGTGTCACCGAGCCCAAAGCCTTGAAGGAGATGACCGAGCGCCTGAGCTGCATGCCGGGTATCGCGCATTTCCTGCAGGTCGACGAGTACCCGTATGTCGACTTCGATGACGTCGTCGCCAAGTGCAGGCAGCACTACGGTGATGCGCTGGCCGGGAAGATCTTTTCGGTGCGTTGCAAACGTGCGGGCAAGCATGAATTCAGCTCGATGGACGTCGAGAAATACGTCGGCAGCCAACTGCGTCGTCAGTGCGGCGCCGCCGGAATTTCCCTGAAAGAGCCGGAAATCGAAGTTCGCATCGAAATTCGCGACAAACGGTTGTTCGTGATCCACAACCAGCACAACAGCATCGGCGGCTACCCGCTGGGGGCGCTGGAGCAGACACTGGTGCTGATGTCCGGCGGCTTTGACTCGACAGTCGCCGCCTACCAGATCATGCGCCGGGGCCTGATGGCGCACTTCTGCTTCTTCAACCTGGGCGGACGTGCCCATGAACTGGGCGTGATGGAAGTCGCGCACTTCATCTGGAAGAAGTACGGCAGCTCGCAACGCGTGTTATTTGTCAGTGTGCCGTTCGAGGAAGTCCTGGGAGAAATTCTCGGGAAAGTCGATAACAGTCATATGGGCGTAGTTTTGAAGCGTATGATGTTGCGCGCTGCTTCCCGTATTGCCGATCGGCTTGAGATCGAGGCGCTGGTCACCGGTGAAGCGATTTCCCAGGTGTCGAGCCAGACGCTGCCGAACCTGAACGTGATCGACTGCGTGACCGAGAAGCTGGTGCTGCGCCCGCTGATCGCCAGTCACAAGCAGGACATCATCGACCTGGCCAACGAAATCGGTACCGCCGACTTCGCCAAGCACATGCCGGAATACTGCGGGGTCATCTCGGTGAACCCCAAGACCCACGCCAAGCGACCGCGCGTGGAGCATGAAGAGAAAGAATTCGACATGGCGGTCCTTGAGCGTGCGCTCGAGAACGCCAAACTGGTGCCGATCGATCGCGTGATCGACGAATTGGGCCAGGATTTGCAAATCGAAGAGGTCAGCGAAGCGCTGGCGGGGCAAATCGTCATCGACATCCGTCACCCGGATGCCGCTGAAGACGAACCGCTGGGCCTTGCTGGCATTGAGGTACAGACGATGCCGTTTTATGCACTGAACGCTCGTTTCAAGGAACTGGACCCTACTCGCCAGTACCTGCTGTATTGCGACAAAGGCGTGATGAGTCGCCTGCATGCCCACCATTTGCTCAGTGAGGGGCATGCCAATGTGCGCGTTTATCGACCGAGCTAA
- the glnA gene encoding glutamate--ammonia ligase has protein sequence MSKSVQLIKDHDVKWIDLRFTDTKGTQHHVTMPARDALDDAFFEEGKMFDGSSIAGWKGIEASDMILMPDDSTAVLDPFTEDPTLIIVCDVIEPSTMQGYDRDPRAIAKRAEEYLKSTGIGDTVFVGPEPEFFIFDSVKFKSDISGSMFKIYSEQGSWMSDQDIEGGNKGHRPGIKGGYFPVPPFDHDHEIRTSMCNAMEEMGLVIEVHHHEVATAGQNEIGVKFNTLVAKADEVQTLKYCVHNVADAYGRTATFMPKPLYGDNGSGMHVHLSIAKDGKNTFAGEGYAGLSDTALYFIGGIIKHGKALNGFTNPSTNSYKRLVPGFEAPVMLAYSARNRSASIRIPYVSSPRARRIEARFPDPAANPYLGFAALLMAGLDGIQNKIHPGDAADKNLYDLPPEEAKEIPQVCGSLKEALEELDKGRAFLTKGGVFSDDFIDAYIALKSEEEIKVRTFVHPLEYELYYSC, from the coding sequence ATGTCGAAGTCGGTTCAACTCATCAAAGATCATGACGTCAAGTGGATTGATCTGCGCTTCACGGACACCAAAGGCACTCAGCACCACGTGACCATGCCGGCTCGCGACGCGCTGGATGACGCCTTCTTCGAAGAAGGCAAAATGTTCGACGGCTCCTCCATTGCTGGCTGGAAAGGCATCGAAGCCTCCGACATGATCCTGATGCCGGACGACAGCACTGCCGTCCTCGACCCGTTCACCGAAGACCCAACGCTGATCATCGTCTGCGACGTGATCGAGCCTTCGACCATGCAAGGCTACGACCGTGACCCACGTGCAATCGCCAAGCGTGCCGAGGAATACCTGAAGTCGACCGGTATCGGCGACACCGTATTCGTAGGCCCGGAGCCTGAGTTCTTCATCTTCGACTCGGTGAAATTCAAGTCCGATATCTCCGGCTCGATGTTCAAGATCTACTCCGAGCAAGGTTCGTGGATGTCCGACCAGGACATCGAAGGCGGTAACAAAGGTCACCGTCCAGGCATCAAGGGCGGCTACTTCCCGGTTCCGCCGTTCGACCACGACCACGAAATCCGTACCTCCATGTGCAACGCCATGGAAGAAATGGGCCTGGTCATCGAAGTTCACCACCACGAAGTGGCGACTGCCGGCCAGAACGAAATCGGTGTGAAGTTCAACACCCTGGTAGCCAAGGCTGACGAAGTTCAGACCCTGAAATACTGCGTACACAACGTTGCTGATGCATACGGCCGCACTGCGACCTTCATGCCCAAGCCTCTGTACGGCGACAACGGTTCGGGCATGCACGTCCACCTGTCCATCGCCAAAGACGGCAAGAACACCTTCGCTGGCGAAGGCTATGCCGGCCTGTCCGACACCGCCCTGTACTTCATCGGCGGCATCATCAAGCACGGTAAGGCGCTGAACGGCTTCACCAACCCGTCGACCAACTCCTACAAGCGTCTGGTCCCAGGCTTCGAAGCACCGGTCATGCTGGCCTACTCGGCCCGCAACCGTTCCGCCTCGATCCGTATTCCTTACGTGTCCAGCCCTCGCGCTCGCCGTATCGAAGCGCGCTTCCCGGATCCGGCAGCCAACCCATACCTGGGCTTCGCTGCACTGTTGATGGCTGGCCTGGACGGCATCCAGAACAAGATCCACCCAGGCGACGCTGCTGACAAAAACCTGTACGACCTGCCGCCTGAAGAGGCGAAAGAGATCCCACAAGTTTGCGGCAGCCTGAAAGAAGCCCTGGAAGAGCTGGACAAGGGTCGCGCGTTCCTGACCAAAGGCGGCGTGTTCTCCGACGACTTCATCGACGCTTACATCGCTCTGAAAAGCGAAGAAGAAATCAAGGTCCGCACCTTCGTACACCCACTGGAATATGAGCTGTACTACAGCTGCTGA
- a CDS encoding DUF4124 domain-containing protein, with the protein MKAWWLILCLLTLPATAEVFTYVDAQGNRVYTDQPGSGSAKRVPIATSNRMSANPTGATPVIAAKKTEETPLFHYDMLRVLVPEPDATIRSSAGELIVSVTSEPGLQKGHRYRLLLDGQPTAEPGLSPVFPLTNIDRGSHNLSVEIIDELGRTVERTANQPFHMLRISLAQKRQVNPCTLADYGQRPECPLKDKPEEEKNPFLRFF; encoded by the coding sequence TTGAAGGCCTGGTGGCTGATCCTGTGCCTGCTGACCCTGCCCGCGACGGCTGAGGTCTTCACCTACGTCGATGCCCAGGGCAACCGTGTCTACACCGACCAGCCGGGCTCCGGCAGCGCCAAGCGCGTACCGATTGCGACGAGCAATCGCATGTCGGCCAACCCGACCGGCGCGACCCCGGTGATCGCCGCGAAAAAAACTGAAGAAACGCCGCTGTTCCACTACGACATGCTCCGCGTACTGGTACCGGAACCGGACGCCACGATTCGCAGCAGCGCCGGCGAGCTGATCGTCAGCGTCACCAGCGAGCCGGGCCTGCAAAAGGGCCATCGCTACCGCTTGCTACTGGACGGCCAGCCCACCGCAGAGCCTGGGCTGAGCCCGGTGTTCCCGTTGACCAACATCGACCGGGGCAGTCATAACCTGTCAGTGGAAATCATCGACGAGCTGGGCCGCACCGTCGAACGCACCGCCAATCAGCCCTTCCACATGCTACGCATCTCCCTCGCGCAGAAACGCCAGGTCAATCCCTGCACTTTGGCGGACTACGGCCAGCGGCCGGAATGCCCGCTCAAGGACAAGCCCGAGGAAGAAAAAAATCCCTTCCTGAGGTTCTTCTAA